The following coding sequences lie in one Arabidopsis thaliana chromosome 3, partial sequence genomic window:
- a CDS encoding SNF2 domain-containing protein / helicase domain-containing protein / zinc finger protein-like protein (SNF2 domain-containing protein / helicase domain-containing protein / zinc finger protein-related; FUNCTIONS IN: helicase activity, DNA binding, zinc ion binding, ATP binding, nucleic acid binding; EXPRESSED IN: 16 plant structures; EXPRESSED DURING: 6 growth stages; CONTAINS InterPro DOMAIN/s: Zinc finger, RING-type, conserved site (InterPro:IPR017907), Zinc finger, RING-type (InterPro:IPR001841), DEAD-like helicase, N-terminal (InterPro:IPR014001), DNA/RNA helicase, C-terminal (InterPro:IPR001650), Helicase, superfamily 1/2, ATP-binding domain (InterPro:IPR014021), SNF2-related (InterPro:IPR000330); BEST Arabidopsis thaliana protein match is: SNF2 domain-containing protein / helicase domain-containing protein / zinc finger protein-related (TAIR:AT1G50410.1); Has 24758 Blast hits to 15202 proteins in 1867 species: Archae - 89; Bacteria - 7985; Metazoa - 5530; Fungi - 5269; Plants - 2318; Viruses - 151; Other Eukaryotes - 3416 (source: NCBI BLink).), whose translation MDSAIEISSGSDSDDEVPPQPVWPQTRTRMDPTWLSRRPLPTVDSHARAEHTNQAPPNGASSDTSRPGVSKPFTGNGNTVNSRISSGSGADYVRLSSEQALKRTLPPSFNSPPLPARSGTNNISNASGSRVGVDYERPLSQQALKRTLPPSFNPPPLPSRSGTNNIRNAGGSRFGADYSHPAVSAVGNKSTFGDHYSGAHAEIGIQRGVNGVRILPPSLTHGTSASVLHHAGSSDPMHRFGGGEDRNPDNDERLVYQAALQVLNQPMTESDLPPGTLSVPLMRHQKIALAWMFQKETSSFNCPGGILADDQGLGKTVSTIALILKQKIVSQLKSESSCKQETEALVLDADDESDNAKHESGSHVKPELKVSSNSETSVLSACGNDENDSSDMEKAEDEEANSSTRAFQWKRPAAGTLIVCPASVVRQWARELDEKVSEESKLSVLVYHGSNRTKDPNELAEYDVVVTTYAIVTNEAPNKFLVDEDENDEKNTDRYGLASGFSNNKKRKVVVGASKKSKRRGRKSTNDTSSEPDCGPLGKVGWFRIVLDEAQTIKNYRTQMARSCCTLRAKRRWCLSGTPIQNTIDDLYSYFRFLRYDPYAVYKSFYSTIKVPISRNSCQGYKKLQAVLRAIMLRRTKGTLLDGKPIINLPPKVVNLSQVDFSVAERSFYKKLEADSRSQFKAYADAGTLSQNYANILLLLLRLRQACDHPQLVKRYNSDPVGKVSEAAVRRLPREARSRLINRLESSSAICYECNEPPEKPVVTLCGHIFCYECVLEYITGDENTCPVPRCKQQLARDVVFSESSLRNCTSDDSGCSSSHDNGLDRSVFQKRDFCSSKIKAVLDILQSLSQPDSPNSAQHGQMPSSSRPYDDDDVTIVEPMRLHSSSPSQGAVKTIIFSQWTGMLDLVELRILESGIEFRRLDGTMSLAARDRAVKEFSKKPDVKVMLMSLKAGNLGLNMVAACHVILLDLWWNPTTEDQAIDRAHRIGQTRPVTVTRITIKDTVEDRILKLQEEKRTMVASAFGEEHGGSSATRLTVDDLKYLFMV comes from the exons ATGGATTCTGCTATTGAAATTAGTTCAGGTAGTGATAGTGATGACGAAGTACCACCGCAGCCTGTTTGGCCACAAACTCGAACCAGGATGGATCCCACATGGCTAA gCAGGAGACCTTTGCCTACAGTGGATAGCCATGCTAGAGCTGAACATACAAATCAGGCTCCTCCCAATGGTGCCTCGAGTGATACTTCTCGGCCTGGAGTCTCTAAGCCTTTCACAGGGAATGGGAACACTGTAAACTCGAGAATTTCCAGTGGATCTGGTGCTGATTATGTGAGACTGTCTTCTGAGCAAGCTCTGAAAAGAACTCTTCCACCCTCTTTTAATTCCCCTCCCCTTCCTGCCAGAAGTGGCACTAACAATATAAGTAATGCTAGTGGAAGTCGTGTTGGTGTGGATTATGAGAGACCATTGTCTCAGCAAGCTCTGAAAAGAACTCTTCCACCCTCTTTTAATCCCCCTCCCCTTCCTTCCAGAAGTGGCACAAACAATATACGTAATGCTGGTGGGAGTCGCTTTGGTGCCGATTATAGTCATCCAGCTGTGTCAGCTGTAGGCAACAAGAGTACCTTTGGTGATCATTATAGTGGAGCCCATGCTGAGATAGGAATTCAACGTGGCGTGAATGGGGTTAGGATCCTGCCTCCATCTCTGACGCATGGAACATCTGCTTCTGTTTTGCATCATGCTGGTTCGAGTGATCCAATGCACAGGTTTGGTGGTGGTGAAGATAGGAATCCTGATAACGATGAAAGGCTGGTTTATCAGGCTGCACTACAG GTTTTGAATCAACCCATGACTGAAAGTGATCTACCTCCTGGTACTCTTTCAGTTCCTCTTATGAGGCATCAG AAAATTGCGTTGGCATGGATGTTTCAGAAGGAAACAAGTAGTTTCAACTGTCCAGGAGGGATACTAGCAGATGATCAG GGACTTGGTAAGACGGTCTCGACGATTGCTCTTATCCTAAAGCAAAAGATTGTGTCACAACTGAAGTCCGAAAGTTCATGCAAGCAAGAAACTGAGGCATTAGTCCTGGATGCTGATGATGAGTCAGACAATGCAAAGCATGAAAGTGGTAGTCATGTAAAACCAGAGCTCAAGGTTTCAAGCAACAGTGAGACCTCGGTTCTGAGTGCATGTGGTAATGATGAGAATGACAGTTCAGATATGGAGAAAGccgaagatgaagaagctaatTCTTCAACACGAGCATTTCAGTGGAAGAGACCAGCTGCTGGTACATTAATTGTTTGCCCAGCGAGTGTTGTAAGGCAGTGGGCAAGAGAGCTTGATGAGAAGGTTTCTGAAGAATCCAAACTTTCTGTGTTAGTCTACCATGGTAGTAATAGGACCAAAGATCCTAATGAATTAGCAGAATACGATGTGGTTGTGACAACGTACGCTATTGTTACTAATGAAGCTCCCAACAAATTCTTGGTGGATGAGGATGAGAACGATGAAAAAAATACTGACAGATATGGTCTTGCCTCTGGCTTCTCCAACAATAAGAAACGGAAAGTCGTGGTGGGTGCTAGTAAGAAGAGTAAAAGAAGAGGTAGAAAAAGCACTAACGATACTTCTTCTGAGCCTGATTGTGGTCCTCTAGGAAAGGTTGGGTGGTTCAGAATAGTACTAGATGAAGCTCAGACAATTAAGAACTATAGAACACAAATGGCAAGATCATGTTGCACTCTTCGAGCCAAAAGGAGGTGGTGCTTGTCTGGAACACCAATACAAAATACGATTGATGATTTATATAGCTATTTCAGGTTTCTTAGATATGATCCATATGCGGTGTACAAGTCATTTTACAGTACAATCAAGGTTCCAATTTCCAGAAATTCTTGTCAAGGTTACAAGAAGCTTCAAGCTGTTCTAAGGGCTATAATGCTGCGCCGCACCAAAG GAACATTGCTTGATGGGAAACCCATAATTAATCTACCTCCAAAGGTAGTAAATTTGAGCCAGGTAGACTTTTCAGTGGCTGAGCGCTCTTTCTACAAGAAGCTTGAAGCTGATTCACGTTCACAGTTCAAG GCCTATGCTGATGCGGGAACTTTGAGTCAAAACTACGCAAATATTCTTCTGTTGCTTTTGCGACTACGCCAAGCTTGTGACCACCCACAACTTGTTAAAAGATATAACTCAGATCCTGTTGGAAAAGTATCAGAAGCAGCAGTTAGAAGACTCCCTAGGGAGGCTCGAAGCAGACTGATCAATCGCTTAGAGTCATCATCTGCCATCTGCTATGAGTGCAAT GAGCCACCAGAAAAACCTGTTGTTACGTTGTGTGGCCATATATTTTGCTATGAATGTGTTTTAGAATACATAACTGGGGATGAGAACACGTGCCCTGTACCGAGATGCAAACAACAGCTTGCGCGTGATGTTGTTTTCTCTGAATCTTCTCTTAGAAATTGCACTTCTGATGATTCGGGCTGTAGTTCCTCTCATGATAATGGTCTTGATAGATCGGTATTTCAAAAAAGAGACTTTTGTTCATCAAAAATTAAAGCTGTCCTCGATATCCTGCAGTCGCTTTCCCAACCAGACAGTCCAAACTCAGCTCAGCATGGTCAAATGCCATCTTCCTCACGGCCAtatgatgacgatgatgttACCATTGTAGAGCCAATGCGTCTTCACTCATCTTCACCTAGCCAGGGGGCAGTAAAGACGATAATATTTTCTCAGTGGACTGGTATGCTTGACTTGGTTGAGCTGCGTATTCTTGAAAGTGGTATTGAATTCAGAAGATTAGATGGCACAATGAGTCTAGCAGCAAGAGACAGGGCGGTTAAAGAATTCAGTAAAAAACCAGAT GTAAAGGTGATGCTGATGTCGCTAAAAGCTGGAAACCTTGGGCTGAATATGGTAGCTGCATGTCATGTTATTCTCTTGGATCTTTGGTGGAATCCAACTACCGAAGATCAGGCGATTGATCGTGCACATCGTATTGGACAAACTCGGCCAGTTACTGTAACTCGCATAACTATAAAAGACACCGTTGAGGATAGAATTTTGAAGCTTCAG gaaGAGAAAAGGACAATGGTTGCATCGGCCTTTGGTGAAGAACATGGTGGAAGCTCTGCGACACGTCTAACAGTAGACGATCTCAAGTATCTGTTTATGGTGTAG
- a CDS encoding SNF2 domain-containing protein / helicase domain-containing protein / zinc finger protein-like protein, with amino-acid sequence MTESDLPPGTLSVPLMRHQKIALAWMFQKETSSFNCPGGILADDQGLGKTVSTIALILKQKIVSQLKSESSCKQETEALVLDADDESDNAKHESGSHVKPELKVSSNSETSVLSACGNDENDSSDMEKAEDEEANSSTRAFQWKRPAAGTLIVCPASVVRQWARELDEKVSEESKLSVLVYHGSNRTKDPNELAEYDVVVTTYAIVTNEAPNKFLVDEDENDEKNTDRYGLASGFSNNKKRKVVVGASKKSKRRGRKSTNDTSSEPDCGPLGKVGWFRIVLDEAQTIKNYRTQMARSCCTLRAKRRWCLSGTPIQNTIDDLYSYFRFLRYDPYAVYKSFYSTIKVPISRNSCQGYKKLQAVLRAIMLRRTKGTLLDGKPIINLPPKVVNLSQVDFSVAERSFYKKLEADSRSQFKAYADAGTLSQNYANILLLLLRLRQACDHPQLVKRYNSDPVGKVSEAAVRRLPREARSRLINRLESSSAICYECNEPPEKPVVTLCGHIFCYECVLEYITGDENTCPVPRCKQQLARDVVFSESSLRNCTSDDSGCSSSHDNGLDRSVFQKRDFCSSKIKAVLDILQSLSQPDSPNSAQHGQMPSSSRPYDDDDVTIVEPMRLHSSSPSQGAVKTIIFSQWTGMLDLVELRILESGIEFRRLDGTMSLAARDRAVKEFSKKPDVKVMLMSLKAGNLGLNMVAACHVILLDLWWNPTTEDQAIDRAHRIGQTRPVTVTRITIKDTVEDRILKLQEEKRTMVASAFGEEHGGSSATRLTVDDLKYLFMV; translated from the exons ATGACTGAAAGTGATCTACCTCCTGGTACTCTTTCAGTTCCTCTTATGAGGCATCAG AAAATTGCGTTGGCATGGATGTTTCAGAAGGAAACAAGTAGTTTCAACTGTCCAGGAGGGATACTAGCAGATGATCAG GGACTTGGTAAGACGGTCTCGACGATTGCTCTTATCCTAAAGCAAAAGATTGTGTCACAACTGAAGTCCGAAAGTTCATGCAAGCAAGAAACTGAGGCATTAGTCCTGGATGCTGATGATGAGTCAGACAATGCAAAGCATGAAAGTGGTAGTCATGTAAAACCAGAGCTCAAGGTTTCAAGCAACAGTGAGACCTCGGTTCTGAGTGCATGTGGTAATGATGAGAATGACAGTTCAGATATGGAGAAAGccgaagatgaagaagctaatTCTTCAACACGAGCATTTCAGTGGAAGAGACCAGCTGCTGGTACATTAATTGTTTGCCCAGCGAGTGTTGTAAGGCAGTGGGCAAGAGAGCTTGATGAGAAGGTTTCTGAAGAATCCAAACTTTCTGTGTTAGTCTACCATGGTAGTAATAGGACCAAAGATCCTAATGAATTAGCAGAATACGATGTGGTTGTGACAACGTACGCTATTGTTACTAATGAAGCTCCCAACAAATTCTTGGTGGATGAGGATGAGAACGATGAAAAAAATACTGACAGATATGGTCTTGCCTCTGGCTTCTCCAACAATAAGAAACGGAAAGTCGTGGTGGGTGCTAGTAAGAAGAGTAAAAGAAGAGGTAGAAAAAGCACTAACGATACTTCTTCTGAGCCTGATTGTGGTCCTCTAGGAAAGGTTGGGTGGTTCAGAATAGTACTAGATGAAGCTCAGACAATTAAGAACTATAGAACACAAATGGCAAGATCATGTTGCACTCTTCGAGCCAAAAGGAGGTGGTGCTTGTCTGGAACACCAATACAAAATACGATTGATGATTTATATAGCTATTTCAGGTTTCTTAGATATGATCCATATGCGGTGTACAAGTCATTTTACAGTACAATCAAGGTTCCAATTTCCAGAAATTCTTGTCAAGGTTACAAGAAGCTTCAAGCTGTTCTAAGGGCTATAATGCTGCGCCGCACCAAAG GAACATTGCTTGATGGGAAACCCATAATTAATCTACCTCCAAAGGTAGTAAATTTGAGCCAGGTAGACTTTTCAGTGGCTGAGCGCTCTTTCTACAAGAAGCTTGAAGCTGATTCACGTTCACAGTTCAAG GCCTATGCTGATGCGGGAACTTTGAGTCAAAACTACGCAAATATTCTTCTGTTGCTTTTGCGACTACGCCAAGCTTGTGACCACCCACAACTTGTTAAAAGATATAACTCAGATCCTGTTGGAAAAGTATCAGAAGCAGCAGTTAGAAGACTCCCTAGGGAGGCTCGAAGCAGACTGATCAATCGCTTAGAGTCATCATCTGCCATCTGCTATGAGTGCAAT GAGCCACCAGAAAAACCTGTTGTTACGTTGTGTGGCCATATATTTTGCTATGAATGTGTTTTAGAATACATAACTGGGGATGAGAACACGTGCCCTGTACCGAGATGCAAACAACAGCTTGCGCGTGATGTTGTTTTCTCTGAATCTTCTCTTAGAAATTGCACTTCTGATGATTCGGGCTGTAGTTCCTCTCATGATAATGGTCTTGATAGATCGGTATTTCAAAAAAGAGACTTTTGTTCATCAAAAATTAAAGCTGTCCTCGATATCCTGCAGTCGCTTTCCCAACCAGACAGTCCAAACTCAGCTCAGCATGGTCAAATGCCATCTTCCTCACGGCCAtatgatgacgatgatgttACCATTGTAGAGCCAATGCGTCTTCACTCATCTTCACCTAGCCAGGGGGCAGTAAAGACGATAATATTTTCTCAGTGGACTGGTATGCTTGACTTGGTTGAGCTGCGTATTCTTGAAAGTGGTATTGAATTCAGAAGATTAGATGGCACAATGAGTCTAGCAGCAAGAGACAGGGCGGTTAAAGAATTCAGTAAAAAACCAGAT GTAAAGGTGATGCTGATGTCGCTAAAAGCTGGAAACCTTGGGCTGAATATGGTAGCTGCATGTCATGTTATTCTCTTGGATCTTTGGTGGAATCCAACTACCGAAGATCAGGCGATTGATCGTGCACATCGTATTGGACAAACTCGGCCAGTTACTGTAACTCGCATAACTATAAAAGACACCGTTGAGGATAGAATTTTGAAGCTTCAG gaaGAGAAAAGGACAATGGTTGCATCGGCCTTTGGTGAAGAACATGGTGGAAGCTCTGCGACACGTCTAACAGTAGACGATCTCAAGTATCTGTTTATGGTGTAG
- a CDS encoding SNF2 domain-containing protein / helicase domain-containing protein / zinc finger protein-like protein: protein MFQKETSSFNCPGGILADDQGLGKTVSTIALILKQKIVSQLKSESSCKQETEALVLDADDESDNAKHESGSHVKPELKVSSNSETSVLSACGNDENDSSDMEKAEDEEANSSTRAFQWKRPAAGTLIVCPASVVRQWARELDEKVSEESKLSVLVYHGSNRTKDPNELAEYDVVVTTYAIVTNEAPNKFLVDEDENDEKNTDRYGLASGFSNNKKRKVVVGASKKSKRRGRKSTNDTSSEPDCGPLGKVGWFRIVLDEAQTIKNYRTQMARSCCTLRAKRRWCLSGTPIQNTIDDLYSYFRFLRYDPYAVYKSFYSTIKVPISRNSCQGYKKLQAVLRAIMLRRTKGTLLDGKPIINLPPKVVNLSQVDFSVAERSFYKKLEADSRSQFKAYADAGTLSQNYANILLLLLRLRQACDHPQLVKRYNSDPVGKVSEAAVRRLPREARSRLINRLESSSAICYECNEPPEKPVVTLCGHIFCYECVLEYITGDENTCPVPRCKQQLARDVVFSESSLRNCTSDDSGCSSSHDNGLDRSVFQKRDFCSSKIKAVLDILQSLSQPDSPNSAQHGQMPSSSRPYDDDDVTIVEPMRLHSSSPSQGAVKTIIFSQWTGMLDLVELRILESGIEFRRLDGTMSLAARDRAVKEFSKKPDVKVMLMSLKAGNLGLNMVAACHVILLDLWWNPTTEDQAIDRAHRIGQTRPVTVTRITIKDTVEDRILKLQEEKRTMVASAFGEEHGGSSATRLTVDDLKYLFMV from the exons ATGTTTCAGAAGGAAACAAGTAGTTTCAACTGTCCAGGAGGGATACTAGCAGATGATCAG GGACTTGGTAAGACGGTCTCGACGATTGCTCTTATCCTAAAGCAAAAGATTGTGTCACAACTGAAGTCCGAAAGTTCATGCAAGCAAGAAACTGAGGCATTAGTCCTGGATGCTGATGATGAGTCAGACAATGCAAAGCATGAAAGTGGTAGTCATGTAAAACCAGAGCTCAAGGTTTCAAGCAACAGTGAGACCTCGGTTCTGAGTGCATGTGGTAATGATGAGAATGACAGTTCAGATATGGAGAAAGccgaagatgaagaagctaatTCTTCAACACGAGCATTTCAGTGGAAGAGACCAGCTGCTGGTACATTAATTGTTTGCCCAGCGAGTGTTGTAAGGCAGTGGGCAAGAGAGCTTGATGAGAAGGTTTCTGAAGAATCCAAACTTTCTGTGTTAGTCTACCATGGTAGTAATAGGACCAAAGATCCTAATGAATTAGCAGAATACGATGTGGTTGTGACAACGTACGCTATTGTTACTAATGAAGCTCCCAACAAATTCTTGGTGGATGAGGATGAGAACGATGAAAAAAATACTGACAGATATGGTCTTGCCTCTGGCTTCTCCAACAATAAGAAACGGAAAGTCGTGGTGGGTGCTAGTAAGAAGAGTAAAAGAAGAGGTAGAAAAAGCACTAACGATACTTCTTCTGAGCCTGATTGTGGTCCTCTAGGAAAGGTTGGGTGGTTCAGAATAGTACTAGATGAAGCTCAGACAATTAAGAACTATAGAACACAAATGGCAAGATCATGTTGCACTCTTCGAGCCAAAAGGAGGTGGTGCTTGTCTGGAACACCAATACAAAATACGATTGATGATTTATATAGCTATTTCAGGTTTCTTAGATATGATCCATATGCGGTGTACAAGTCATTTTACAGTACAATCAAGGTTCCAATTTCCAGAAATTCTTGTCAAGGTTACAAGAAGCTTCAAGCTGTTCTAAGGGCTATAATGCTGCGCCGCACCAAAG GAACATTGCTTGATGGGAAACCCATAATTAATCTACCTCCAAAGGTAGTAAATTTGAGCCAGGTAGACTTTTCAGTGGCTGAGCGCTCTTTCTACAAGAAGCTTGAAGCTGATTCACGTTCACAGTTCAAG GCCTATGCTGATGCGGGAACTTTGAGTCAAAACTACGCAAATATTCTTCTGTTGCTTTTGCGACTACGCCAAGCTTGTGACCACCCACAACTTGTTAAAAGATATAACTCAGATCCTGTTGGAAAAGTATCAGAAGCAGCAGTTAGAAGACTCCCTAGGGAGGCTCGAAGCAGACTGATCAATCGCTTAGAGTCATCATCTGCCATCTGCTATGAGTGCAAT GAGCCACCAGAAAAACCTGTTGTTACGTTGTGTGGCCATATATTTTGCTATGAATGTGTTTTAGAATACATAACTGGGGATGAGAACACGTGCCCTGTACCGAGATGCAAACAACAGCTTGCGCGTGATGTTGTTTTCTCTGAATCTTCTCTTAGAAATTGCACTTCTGATGATTCGGGCTGTAGTTCCTCTCATGATAATGGTCTTGATAGATCGGTATTTCAAAAAAGAGACTTTTGTTCATCAAAAATTAAAGCTGTCCTCGATATCCTGCAGTCGCTTTCCCAACCAGACAGTCCAAACTCAGCTCAGCATGGTCAAATGCCATCTTCCTCACGGCCAtatgatgacgatgatgttACCATTGTAGAGCCAATGCGTCTTCACTCATCTTCACCTAGCCAGGGGGCAGTAAAGACGATAATATTTTCTCAGTGGACTGGTATGCTTGACTTGGTTGAGCTGCGTATTCTTGAAAGTGGTATTGAATTCAGAAGATTAGATGGCACAATGAGTCTAGCAGCAAGAGACAGGGCGGTTAAAGAATTCAGTAAAAAACCAGAT GTAAAGGTGATGCTGATGTCGCTAAAAGCTGGAAACCTTGGGCTGAATATGGTAGCTGCATGTCATGTTATTCTCTTGGATCTTTGGTGGAATCCAACTACCGAAGATCAGGCGATTGATCGTGCACATCGTATTGGACAAACTCGGCCAGTTACTGTAACTCGCATAACTATAAAAGACACCGTTGAGGATAGAATTTTGAAGCTTCAG gaaGAGAAAAGGACAATGGTTGCATCGGCCTTTGGTGAAGAACATGGTGGAAGCTCTGCGACACGTCTAACAGTAGACGATCTCAAGTATCTGTTTATGGTGTAG
- a CDS encoding Eukaryotic aspartyl protease family protein (Eukaryotic aspartyl protease family protein; FUNCTIONS IN: aspartic-type endopeptidase activity; INVOLVED IN: proteolysis; LOCATED IN: endomembrane system; EXPRESSED IN: 20 plant structures; EXPRESSED DURING: 12 growth stages; CONTAINS InterPro DOMAIN/s: Peptidase aspartic (InterPro:IPR021109), Peptidase aspartic, catalytic (InterPro:IPR009007), Peptidase A1 (InterPro:IPR001461); BEST Arabidopsis thaliana protein match is: Eukaryotic aspartyl protease family protein (TAIR:AT3G18490.1); Has 3754 Blast hits to 3736 proteins in 332 species: Archae - 0; Bacteria - 0; Metazoa - 1064; Fungi - 524; Plants - 1996; Viruses - 0; Other Eukaryotes - 170 (source: NCBI BLink).): MLLPLFFFFLHLHLHLSSSSSISFPDFQIIDVLQPPLTVTATLPDFNNTHFSDESSSKYTLRLLHRDRFPSVTYRNHHHRLHARMRRDTDRVSAILRRISGKVIPSSDSRYEVNDFGSDIVSGMDQGSGEYFVRIGVGSPPRDQYMVIDSGSDMVWVQCQPCKLCYKQSDPVFDPAKSGSYTGVSCGSSVCDRIENSGCHSGGCRYEVMYGDGSYTKGTLALETLTFAKTVVRNVAMGCGHRNRGMFIGAAGLLGIGGGSMSFVGQLSGQTGGAFGYCLVSRGTDSTGSLVFGREALPVGASWVPLVRNPRAPSFYYVGLKGLGVGGVRIPLPDGVFDLTETGDGGVVMDTGTAVTRLPTAAYVAFRDGFKSQTANLPRASGVSIFDTCYDLSGFVSVRVPTVSFYFTEGPVLTLPARNFLMPVDDSGTYCFAFAASPTGLSIIGNIQQEGIQVSFDGANGFVGFGPNVC; this comes from the coding sequence ATGCTCctccctctcttcttcttctttctccatctccatctccatctctcttcttcttcttcaatctccttcCCTGATTTTCAAATCATCGACGTTTTACAACCTCCTCTCACCGTCACTGCAACTCTTCCCGATTTCAACAACACCCATTTCTCCGATGAATCCAGTTCTAAGTACACTCTCCGTCTTCTCCACCGCGACAGATTCCCTTCAGTCACTTACCgtaaccaccaccaccgtctcCATGCTCGTATGCGCAGAGACACAGACAGAGTCTCCGCCATTCTCCGCCGCATTTCTGGGAAAGTTATACCTTCTTCCGATTCTAGATACGAGGTTAACGATTTTGGGTCCGATATTGTTTCCGGTATGGATCAAGGAAGTGGTGAGTATTTCGTCAGAATCGGCGTCGGAAGTCCTCCGAGAGATCAGTACATGGTCATTGATTCCGGTAGCGATATGGTTTGGGTTCAATGTCAGCCTTGTAAGCTCTGTTACAAACAATCCGACCCGGTTTTTGACCCGGCTAAATCCGGGTCTTACACTGGAGTCTCTTGTGGCTCTTCCGTCTGTGACCGGATTGAAAACTCCGGTTGTCACTCCGGTGGGTGCCGTTACGAGGTCATGTACGGAGACGGGTCTTACACGAAGGGAACGTTAGCTCTCGAAACGCTGACGTTTGCTAAGACGGTGGTTAGAAACGTTGCGATGGGATGTGGTCACCGGAATAGAGGAATGTTTATTGGAGCTGCCGGTTTATTGGGTATCGGAGGCGGTTCAATGTCGTTTGTGGGTCAATTAAGCGGTCAAACCGGTGGTGCGTTCGGTTATTGTTTAGTGAGTCGTGGCACTGACTCGACCGGTTCATTGGTATTCGGGCGGGAAGCGTTGCCCGTTGGTGCCTCGTGGGTCCCGTTGGTCCGGAACCCGCGGGCTCCAAGTTTTTACTACGTTGGGCTCAAGGGCCTTGGAGTAGGAGGCGTCCGGATTCCGTTACCGGATGGTGTTTTTGACCTGACTGAAACCGGTGACGGTGGTGTGGTTATGGATACCGGAACAGCCGTCACAAGACTTCCCACGGCGGCTTACGTCGCTTTTCGAGATGGATTCAAGTCGCAGACAGCGAATTTGCCGCGGGCTTCCGGTGTATCGATATTCGACACGTGTTATGATCTGTCAGGGTTTGTTTCGGTACGAGTCCCGACCGTGTCGTTCTATTTCACGGAAGGTCCGGTTTTGACATTACCGGCGAGGAATTTTCTGATGCCGGTGGATGATTCGGGAACGTATTGTTTTGCGTTTGCGGCGTCTCCGACGGGTTTGTCAATAATAGGGAACATACAACAAGAAGGGATTCAAGTATCTTTCGACGGAGCCAATGGCTTTGTTGGTTTTGGCCCCAACGTTTGCTAG